The Bdellovibrionales bacterium genome segment TGCGACGATAGCGGCCTCAAGATTTCTCAGGTTATGAAATCCCTCAATTGTAAATCCATCTACCCCTGCCTCATCGAGAGTGCGTGCAACCTCTTCATACAAAGCCACTGCTTCGATATAGGCCGTGGGTCCCAGCGGTTCAATCATGACTGGCAAAGGCCCCATCAGTCCGATCACGTAGGCCTCATCACCGGCCACATCCTGGGCAATTTTCACCGCTGCATCAAGTATTTCCTTCTGCTGTCCTTGCAAGCCATATTCAGTGAGCTTTGGTTTTGTCGCATTAAAGGTATTTGTGGTCAGCAGCTCAGCTCCCGCCTTCTTAAAGTCAATCAAGACTTCCTTGACCGCCTGAGGGTCCGTCAAGCAAAGTTCTTCGAAACTCCGATTGATGTAATAGCCTCTCTCGTAGAGAGACGTCGCCATCGCCCCGTCAAAAACAATTGGCTTTCCTGTCTGAAGATACTCCAATAAAGAAATTCGTTTCAATTTTTTCGCCTCCCCTATTTTCTCATACTCCATTTTGCCTCAAATTCGACAATAATCGTCCTGGTATCTCACAATGTCATCCTCACCAAAGTAACTGCCCGTTTGAACTTCAACAAAAATCATTGGCATTGAGCCCACATTGCCAATACGGTGCTTTGATCCGGCTGGAATATAAATAGATTCTCCCGTTTGGACCCGATGAGTTTTCTCGTCTAGAATGACTTCGGCCTCTCCAGACACAACAATCCAATGTTCATTGCGTTTTGCGTGGGACTGATAAGAAATCTTTGCACCCGGATCAACTGTTATCCGTTTAGCTTTAAATTCTTTTTGGTCAGCCAATACCTCGAAACCGCCCCAAGGCCTAATTTCAAAAGGATGCTCCACTGCTTCCGGCAGGCCCGCCTTCTTGATTTGATCCAACAAATCTTTAACCTTTTGACTTTGCCCCTTCTTACAGACAAGCAAGGCGTCGGGAGTGTCGACGATAATTAAATTCTCGACCCCAATTAAGCCCACAACTTTCTCTTTGATTGAAAACACATAATTATTAACTGAGTCCTCAGTATAGATAGACGCTGATGATTCAGTTTTTGAGGCTCTCACTTCTTCATCCAAACGAGCCAGCTCATCCCAAGAGCCCACATCACTCCAACCCATCGAGCAAGGAATACAAACCTGCTCCCTCAGTTTCTCCATGATTCCGTAATCCAAGCTGATTGACTCAATCATCGCATAATTGTATTTGGCGTTGCTCCAGTCGGGTTTTATTCCTGAGATTTTTTTCCAAACCAGAGGAAGGTGCTCTTCAAAATGAGAAATCATCACCGAAGCTCTAAAAACAAACATCCCCGCATTCCAAAAATGTCGCCCCGATTTAAGAAATTCCTCGGCAGTCGCCTGATTTGGCTTTTCACGAAAACCCAGGACACCTCGGGCCTGCAAATCATTCTTCGTCTTAACGACTCTCTCTTCGATTTCAATGTATCCATATCCTGTTGAAGCCTCAGTAGGATAAATCCCCAGAGTGGCAACTTTTCCCTCTTTCGCGC includes the following:
- a CDS encoding mannose-1-phosphate guanylyltransferase/mannose-6-phosphate isomerase codes for the protein MIPVILSGGSGTRLWPVSRASYPKQFCDFYDQSFLRNSIQRLKPFGNPYILTLESMRSLSIRTLAEEGLGAECVISEPMGKNTAPAVALICHWLKTQGREDEIVGVFPADHLIIDTKGFQSAVELAIDCAKEGKVATLGIYPTEASTGYGYIEIEERVVKTKNDLQARGVLGFREKPNQATAEEFLKSGRHFWNAGMFVFRASVMISHFEEHLPLVWKKISGIKPDWSNAKYNYAMIESISLDYGIMEKLREQVCIPCSMGWSDVGSWDELARLDEEVRASKTESSASIYTEDSVNNYVFSIKEKVVGLIGVENLIIVDTPDALLVCKKGQSQKVKDLLDQIKKAGLPEAVEHPFEIRPWGGFEVLADQKEFKAKRITVDPGAKISYQSHAKRNEHWIVVSGEAEVILDEKTHRVQTGESIYIPAGSKHRIGNVGSMPMIFVEVQTGSYFGEDDIVRYQDDYCRI